One genomic segment of Bradyrhizobium diazoefficiens includes these proteins:
- a CDS encoding ABC transporter ATP-binding protein — MAERPDMPLIEVADLGVRLNTSRGPAQAVRGVSFALKRGETLGLVGESGCGKSVTALSLMGLLPDSAIVSGSIKLDGNELVGLADADYCRLRGNRISMIFQEPMTALNPMHTIGHQVAEPLRRHRTYSAAQARREAIALLDRVGLPDPAKRIDAYPHQFSGGQRQRVTIAMALACEPDLLIADEPTTALDVTIQGQILDLIADLVEERGMSMILISHDLGVIAENVQRMMVMYGGTVVESGPTDEVFRSMGHPYTQGLFRARPKLGARKGTRLKTISGTVPELADLPAGCTFADRCPLVIDRCRAALPPMVEVGPGHGVRCIRTDVSMAENVGALSA; from the coding sequence ATGGCTGAGCGCCCCGACATGCCGCTGATCGAGGTCGCCGATCTCGGCGTTCGCCTCAATACCAGCCGGGGGCCAGCGCAGGCCGTGCGCGGCGTCAGCTTTGCGCTGAAGCGCGGCGAGACGCTGGGGCTCGTTGGCGAATCCGGCTGCGGCAAATCCGTGACCGCGTTGTCGCTGATGGGATTGTTGCCGGACAGCGCAATCGTCAGCGGCAGCATCAAGCTCGACGGCAACGAGCTCGTCGGACTTGCGGATGCGGATTATTGCCGGCTCCGCGGCAACCGCATCAGCATGATTTTTCAGGAGCCGATGACCGCGCTCAACCCGATGCACACGATCGGCCATCAGGTCGCCGAGCCGTTGCGGCGTCACAGGACATATTCGGCAGCGCAGGCGCGGCGCGAAGCGATCGCCTTGCTGGACCGGGTCGGACTGCCCGATCCGGCCAAACGGATCGATGCCTATCCGCACCAGTTCTCCGGCGGTCAGCGCCAACGTGTGACTATCGCCATGGCGCTCGCCTGCGAGCCTGATTTGTTGATTGCGGACGAGCCGACCACGGCGCTCGACGTCACCATCCAGGGCCAGATCCTCGACCTCATCGCCGATCTCGTCGAGGAGCGCGGCATGTCGATGATCCTGATCTCGCACGATCTCGGCGTCATCGCCGAGAACGTGCAGCGCATGATGGTGATGTATGGCGGCACTGTGGTCGAGAGCGGCCCGACGGACGAGGTATTCCGCAGCATGGGACATCCCTACACGCAGGGCCTGTTCCGCGCCCGCCCGAAGCTCGGCGCGCGCAAGGGGACACGACTGAAGACGATCTCCGGCACAGTGCCGGAGCTCGCCGATCTGCCGGCGGGTTGCACCTTTGCCGATCGCTGCCCGCTCGTGATCGATCGGTGCCGCGCCGCGCTGCCGCCGATGGTGGAGGTCGGGCCCGGTCATGGCGTCCGCTGCATCAGGACCGATGTCTCGATGGCCGAAAACGTCGGAGCGCTGTCCGCATGA
- a CDS encoding amidase: MSNDLCFLSATELRERISSKEVSPVEVVSAVLARAEALQSELNCFITLCGDEAMEAARDAERKMMAGEALGLLHGIPVTVKDIVNTKGVKTTFGAVPYKDNVPTEDAVAVARLRSEGAILIGKTTTPEFGSKCLTDSPLFGRTRNAWDARRSSGGSSGGAAVVVASGIAPLAIATDGGGSTRIPAACNGVVGLKQSNGVIPHSQALDVFGNQTYVAPTTRTVTDTALMMQVMAGEDACDPWSIGLPVPDFVGTVAPRGDLRGQKILYCLTPPGRPVSADVAASFKASLARLASLGAELEEFSGEGFDIEPIWRAINHTVWRARFAKLAAEHKDELSETFLKQLALATEVSGVDYQEAMFARTALFRRVQSLLARGHLLAMPTLTRTALPIEQDLFGTIEVDGAHFASVRPHWFPWTMLFNMTGHPAVSLPSGFGRDGLPIGLQLVGRFRADAELLRVSALFEASSNLLSRWPE; encoded by the coding sequence ATGAGCAATGATCTCTGTTTCCTCTCCGCCACCGAGCTGCGCGAACGCATCAGCAGCAAGGAGGTCTCGCCCGTCGAGGTTGTCAGCGCCGTGCTCGCGCGCGCCGAGGCGCTTCAGAGCGAGCTGAACTGTTTCATTACGCTGTGTGGCGATGAGGCGATGGAAGCGGCGCGCGACGCCGAGCGCAAGATGATGGCAGGCGAAGCGCTCGGCCTGCTGCACGGCATCCCCGTCACCGTCAAGGACATCGTCAATACCAAGGGCGTGAAGACGACGTTCGGCGCTGTGCCGTACAAGGACAATGTGCCGACTGAGGATGCCGTCGCGGTCGCGCGGCTGCGCAGCGAAGGTGCGATCCTGATCGGCAAGACCACGACGCCGGAATTCGGCAGCAAGTGCCTGACCGACTCGCCGCTGTTCGGCCGCACCCGCAATGCGTGGGACGCGCGGCGTTCCTCCGGGGGCTCCAGCGGTGGTGCGGCCGTCGTTGTTGCGAGCGGCATCGCGCCGCTGGCGATTGCGACCGACGGCGGCGGTTCGACGCGGATACCCGCAGCCTGCAACGGCGTGGTCGGCTTGAAGCAGAGCAACGGGGTCATCCCGCACAGCCAGGCGCTGGATGTGTTCGGCAATCAGACCTATGTCGCGCCGACCACCCGCACCGTCACCGACACCGCACTGATGATGCAGGTGATGGCCGGCGAGGATGCCTGCGATCCCTGGTCGATCGGCCTGCCGGTGCCGGATTTCGTCGGCACAGTCGCCCCGCGCGGCGACCTGCGCGGGCAAAAGATCCTGTACTGCCTGACCCCGCCGGGCCGCCCCGTGTCCGCCGATGTCGCGGCCAGCTTCAAGGCGAGTCTCGCGCGCCTGGCGAGCTTGGGTGCCGAGCTCGAGGAATTTTCCGGCGAGGGTTTTGACATCGAGCCGATATGGCGCGCCATCAACCACACCGTCTGGCGCGCGCGCTTTGCAAAGCTTGCGGCCGAGCACAAGGATGAGCTCAGCGAAACCTTCCTCAAGCAGCTGGCGCTCGCCACCGAAGTCAGCGGCGTCGACTACCAAGAGGCGATGTTCGCGCGCACGGCGCTGTTCCGCCGCGTTCAGTCGCTGCTTGCGCGCGGGCACCTCCTGGCGATGCCCACGCTGACGCGCACCGCGCTGCCGATCGAACAGGACCTATTCGGTACCATCGAGGTCGATGGGGCGCATTTCGCCAGCGTCCGGCCGCACTGGTTCCCCTGGACCATGCTGTTCAACATGACCGGGCATCCCGCGGTCAGCCTGCCCAGCGGCTTCGGCCGGGACGGCCTGCCGATCGGGCTCCAGCTCGTCGGCCGCTTCCGGGCCGATGCGGAATTGCTGCGGGTCAGCGCGCTGTTCGAGGCGTCAAGCAATCTTCTGTCCCGGTGGCCGGAATGA
- a CDS encoding ABC transporter permease, translated as MSVFVLRRVLTLLATLVGASIIIFLVLDALPGNAAQMLMGADASADAVRALTVKLGLDQPLAVRYLQWIKGLLIGDLGNSYVYGTPVASLIAERLVLTIPLAIMSMLITVTLALSAGIYTAANHNKLGDVGVMSLTQIGIALPNFWFAILLVLLFSVRLQWLSAGGFAGWDEGVWPGIKSLLLPAISLAVVQAAILARVTRSAVLEVLREDFVRTARAKGLGKREVLWRHVLRNAMIPVMTVMGLQFANLLAGTIVIENVFYLPGLGRLIFQSIANRDLIVVRNCVMLLAAMVVIVNFVVDVLYAFIDPRIKVHDL; from the coding sequence ATGAGCGTATTTGTCCTCCGACGTGTGTTGACATTGCTGGCGACGCTGGTCGGCGCATCCATCATCATTTTCCTGGTGCTGGACGCGCTTCCGGGCAATGCCGCGCAGATGCTGATGGGCGCCGACGCATCGGCCGATGCGGTGCGCGCGCTCACCGTCAAGCTCGGGCTCGATCAGCCGCTGGCGGTTCGCTATCTGCAATGGATCAAGGGGCTTCTGATCGGCGATCTCGGCAATTCCTACGTCTACGGCACGCCCGTCGCCAGCCTGATCGCTGAGCGGCTGGTGCTGACCATCCCGCTCGCGATCATGTCGATGCTGATCACGGTGACCTTGGCGCTCTCGGCCGGCATCTACACCGCCGCTAACCATAACAAGCTCGGCGATGTCGGCGTGATGTCGCTGACCCAAATCGGCATTGCGCTGCCGAATTTCTGGTTCGCGATCCTGCTGGTGCTCCTGTTCTCGGTGCGGCTGCAATGGCTCTCCGCGGGCGGCTTCGCCGGTTGGGATGAGGGCGTCTGGCCCGGGATCAAGTCGCTCTTGCTGCCGGCGATCTCGCTCGCGGTGGTGCAGGCGGCGATCCTTGCGCGCGTCACGCGCTCGGCCGTGCTCGAGGTGCTGCGCGAAGATTTTGTTCGCACGGCGCGCGCGAAGGGGCTCGGCAAGCGCGAGGTGCTGTGGCGCCACGTGCTGCGGAACGCCATGATCCCGGTGATGACGGTGATGGGGCTGCAATTCGCCAATCTGCTCGCCGGCACCATCGTGATCGAGAACGTGTTCTATCTGCCGGGACTCGGCCGGCTGATCTTTCAGTCGATTGCCAATCGCGACCTGATCGTGGTGCGCAACTGCGTGATGCTGCTGGCGGCCATGGTCGTCATCGTCAATTTCGTGGTCGACGTGCTCTATGCCTTTATCGATCCCCGCATCAAGGTCCACGACCTGTGA
- a CDS encoding ABC transporter permease, with protein sequence MSAPLITPIDAAVATRPLPARTFWRRALRHRSFVLGGALSLLVLASALLSLVWTPWSPYEIDIASKLRPPSAAHWLGTDPFGRDIVSLLLAGARSTIAVGIIAVSIGLTFGVCLGLIASARRGWTEEIIMRFSDFTFAFPAVLSAIMLAAVVGPGMVTSIVAIGIFQIPTLIRLTRGSANAIWAREFVLAARASGKGRFRITIEHVLPNILSILIVQATIQFALAILAEAALSYLGLGTQPPQPSWGRMLNDAQTLLFQSPMLAVYPGAAIAIAVLGLNLLGDGLRDLLDPRLARER encoded by the coding sequence GTGAGCGCGCCGCTGATCACGCCGATCGACGCAGCCGTCGCAACACGCCCGCTGCCGGCACGCACGTTCTGGCGCCGCGCGCTGCGCCATCGCAGTTTTGTGCTGGGCGGGGCGCTGAGCCTGCTGGTGCTGGCCTCTGCGCTGCTGTCGCTGGTGTGGACGCCGTGGTCGCCTTACGAGATCGACATCGCCTCGAAGCTTCGGCCTCCATCGGCGGCGCACTGGCTCGGCACCGACCCCTTCGGCCGCGACATCGTCTCGCTGCTGCTCGCTGGTGCCCGTTCGACCATTGCGGTCGGCATCATCGCGGTGAGCATCGGTCTCACCTTCGGCGTCTGCCTCGGCCTGATCGCTTCGGCCAGGCGGGGCTGGACTGAAGAGATCATCATGCGATTCTCCGACTTCACCTTCGCCTTTCCGGCCGTGCTGTCCGCGATCATGCTCGCCGCGGTCGTGGGGCCGGGCATGGTGACTTCGATCGTCGCGATCGGCATCTTCCAGATCCCGACCCTGATCCGGCTGACGCGCGGCTCGGCCAACGCGATCTGGGCGCGCGAATTCGTGTTGGCGGCGCGGGCGTCGGGGAAGGGCAGATTCCGCATCACGATCGAGCATGTGCTGCCGAACATCCTGTCGATCCTGATCGTGCAGGCGACCATTCAATTCGCGCTCGCCATTCTCGCCGAAGCCGCTTTGTCCTATCTCGGTCTCGGCACGCAGCCGCCGCAGCCGTCCTGGGGGCGCATGCTGAACGATGCGCAGACATTGTTGTTCCAGTCGCCGATGCTGGCGGTCTATCCGGGCGCGGCGATCGCCATCGCGGTGCTCGGCCTCAATCTGCTCGGCGACGGGTTGCGCGATCTGCTCGATCCACGGCTGGCACGGGAGCGATGA
- a CDS encoding carbohydrate kinase family protein, with translation MLIACGDALIDFVPTQNAAGREALMPAVGGSCLNVAVGIARLGAPTGFVGGISTDLFGQMVADHAAASNVRLDLATRSDHQTTLAFVRIVAGESHYAFYDAGTAARNWTYRRGTIPFEDIEAVHVGSTTLVNDQGAAETKALIADARASSTISFDPNCRPNLVKNKPAYVARMMEFAAGADLIKMSDVDFAYLFGEEPYHERANALLGQGTRLVVLTRGDNGAIAWHAGAGQIEVAAPEVEVADTIGAGDSFQAALLFALHKQGRMTRERLKDIGADELRRVLSFAANCAGLTCTRPGADPPWSHEISWSW, from the coding sequence ATGCTGATTGCCTGTGGCGATGCGCTGATCGATTTCGTGCCGACACAAAACGCTGCCGGGCGCGAAGCGCTGATGCCGGCGGTTGGCGGCTCCTGCCTCAACGTCGCGGTCGGCATCGCGCGCCTGGGCGCGCCGACCGGTTTTGTCGGCGGCATCTCGACCGACCTGTTCGGACAGATGGTCGCGGATCACGCCGCGGCGTCCAACGTTCGGCTGGATCTCGCCACCCGCAGCGATCACCAGACCACGCTTGCCTTCGTTCGCATCGTCGCCGGCGAGTCGCATTATGCGTTCTACGATGCCGGGACCGCGGCGCGGAACTGGACCTACCGGCGCGGCACGATCCCCTTCGAAGACATCGAGGCCGTCCACGTCGGCTCGACCACGCTTGTCAACGACCAGGGTGCGGCCGAGACCAAGGCGTTGATCGCGGACGCGCGGGCCTCCTCGACCATCTCCTTCGATCCGAACTGCCGGCCGAATCTCGTCAAGAACAAGCCGGCCTATGTCGCGCGGATGATGGAGTTCGCCGCCGGCGCCGATCTCATCAAGATGTCGGACGTCGACTTCGCCTATCTGTTCGGCGAGGAGCCTTATCACGAGCGCGCCAACGCGCTGCTCGGGCAGGGCACGCGTCTCGTCGTCCTCACCCGCGGCGACAACGGCGCCATCGCCTGGCACGCGGGGGCAGGGCAGATCGAGGTCGCTGCGCCTGAGGTCGAGGTCGCCGACACCATTGGCGCAGGCGACAGCTTTCAGGCCGCGCTGCTGTTCGCCCTGCACAAGCAGGGCCGCATGACCCGCGAAAGGCTGAAGGATATCGGCGCGGACGAACTCCGCCGCGTGCTGTCCTTTGCCGCCAATTGCGCGGGCCTCACCTGCACCCGCCCGGGTGCCGATCCGCCCTGGAGCCACGAGATCAGCTGGAGCTGGTAG